The sequence GTGGTCAAAGTCATGCCGTGAGCACGAGATCAGCCACCGATCTTGCTCGTCAAGGCAGTGCCCCGCTACCGGGATTACGCGTTGGAAGCCGCTGGAGTAGTCCACGAGCTGCATATCACCGGTACCGGATACGATGCGCGCCGCAATGCTACGCGCGATATCTTCTGCGCCAAAGGCCTGGGGGCGGGCTTGATTATTGTGCGGTGCAGGTGAAGTCTGATTCCACATGGCATACCCTTTCCTTTAATTCAAGTAAGGTAAACCTAACCTACCTGCCGCGCAGCGTCAAGGGTTTAATGAAAATACTTTCGTGGACCGCGGTCTTCTACTCGCGCTCATTCGGGTGGAAGCCGATGCGGCCATCTTCACCTTCATCCAGGGAAATGATGCCTTCCATCTCCTTTTGAGTCAGCTCAAAGTCAAAGATATCCATATTTTCGCGCATGCGCTCAACATGGTTGGTCTTTGGAAATACGATGGTGCCGTTCTGGATATGCCAGCGCAAAACAACCTGGGCTGGGGTCTTCCCGTGGGCTTCGGCTGGTTCCACGATCTCAGGGATCTCGGTGAAGTCGCGCTTGAATTGGGCCAGTGGGTGCCATGCCTCAACAGCGATGGAGTGCACTTTGGCTGCGTCAACATCCTTCCACTGCTGGAAAAATGGGTGCAGCTCAATCTGGTTAACCACCGGAGTGACATCAGACGAACTTTCCAGCTTATCTAAGTGTTCGGGTAGGAAATTGCACACGCCGATAGACTTGGTCAGGCCTTTATCGCGCTGTTGAACCATGGTCTTCCACGCGGTGGTGTACTTGTCCCGCATCGGCGCAGGCCAGTGGATCAGGTACAAGTCGACATAGTCGGTACCGAGGCGCTCCAGCGACTCTGCAAGTGCCTGGTCTGCGTCTTCGTGGCGGTCTTGCCACAATTTAGTGGTCAGAAAGATTTCTTCGCGGGGGATGCCGGAGCCAGCGATGGCACGCCCAACACCTTCCTCATTGCCGTAGAAAGCAGCAGTGTCGATGTGGCGGTAACCCACCTCAAGCGCGTCTGAAACAACACGTTCGGCATCCTCGGGTGCAACCAAGAAAGTGCCAAAACCCAGCTGTGGGATAGTATTTCCATCATTGAGAGTAATTGAAGGGATCATGGTTTCAGATCCTACTGAAATTCACCACCTACCACCCGGCAAACATCCGCTCCAACCGAATCGGGCACTCAACGGGGGTGCAAATACTGTCGGCCTTCCAACCTTTACGATGTCTACGGGCGAGGGATTCTCGATATCACAAGCATTTATCGAATTCGATCAGGGGATTGGAGAGGGGCTGTTGAGAAGTCCCTCCACATCTCCTTAGAAGTCAAAGCCGCCGAAATCGAAGCCGCCGCTAAAGTCTCCTCCGCCGAAGTCGCCGTCTCCTAGGTCGCTGTCTCCTAGGTCGTCTCCCATCTCGCCTTCTGCACCGCCCATGTCATCCATGTCGCCTCCTCCTATGTCGCCGGCAGCAAATTCCTCGGCGGACGGGGTACCCGCCATTCCCGCAAACATCGCCGAGAACATCATCATCGAAGATGCGGTCCACATACCGGTCATCATTGCAGGTGCCCACCACGCAGCGGAGTACCAACCAGCAGGGACTGGGCGACCAGCCACCTTGCCGCCCGGGTAGTAGTTTGGGGTTTCGTCGGAAGCAACCGGGGAAGCGGTCAAAGTCGTCCCGTCTTCTTGACGGATAGTACGACGCTCCGTCACCTTTCCTGCGCGACGCTGGCCCTCAAGCTCAGGTAGTTGCGGGCCAGGAGTCATGCCCATGATCTCGCGGGCAGCATTGACGTAGTGCATGCCCTCCAACGCGGACTCGCGTGCTAGCTGAGCCTGTTTCGTCGTCGACGCGGTGGACAGTGCCGATGCAGCTGCGTTGTAGCGCTCGGACGCGTCGGCCATCGCCTGAGTGGATGCTGCGTCTTCGCCAGAAATGTTCAGCACTTGGGAGCCGAGGCGGTCGACCCAGCGGCGCGCATCAGCCACAGCGTCTTCAAACTGGACAGCTTCTAATTCTTGCTGCTTCTTCTTGTCGTTGCGTGAGCTAATGAACCAAATAATGCCGCCGGCAACGGCGAGGAGAAGGAGGAGTTCCATCATTTTCTACCTTATTAAGGGGACAGTGTGTCTTACAGTATCTCTTGATGTCTTGCTACTTACTACAACTCCTACCTATCCGAACTAGTTCCCGTTTTGGCGCACACCGGTGCAGTAGGGTATGCTGGCATGCGCATCGAAACGGCACGTTGTGTTAAATCCATGCAGTGGGAATGTCGTATAGTGGCTAATACCTCAGCCTTCCAAGCTGAAGACGCGGGTTCGATTCCCGTCATTCCCTCCACGATTGATCTAAAGCCCGGCTTGATTGAGAGCCGGGCTTTTTCAATGTCGCTTGTGCCGGTTGAACTGGTGAATTGGTAAATGAGCAAACCTTGTGTAGGGTACTTCAAGGACACGGGGCGTGGCGCAGTTTGGTAGCGCACCTGCTTTGGGAGCAGGGGGTCGCAGGTTCAAATCCTGTCGCCCCGACGTGTGAAAGAAAGGTCTTGCCGACGATCGGCAAGACCTTTCTTTTCTGTTGGGGCCCACGGACGAAGTGGGATCGCACTGAGCTGCTTGGGATTCTACCGACCAGCAGTGAGCAGTCAGTCCGGAGCGTGAGTTGGTGTTGACCGACCCCGAGTGCATGGCGAGAAAGCGAGGTTCGGTAGAATCTGCGAAGTACGTTTTATATGTACGGGGCGTGGCGCAGTTTGGTAGCGCACCTGCTTTGGGAGCAGGGGGTCGCAGGTTCAAATCCTGTCGCCCCGACAAGGTGCACGCCTTCAGAAGTTTTATTCGTATCCAAAGTATCCAGGAGGGTAACTCGTGCAGACTACCGTCAATAAGCTCAGCGACACCCGTATCAAGCTGACAGTCAACGTTCCCTTCGGGGAGCTCGAGCCAGAAATTGATCAAGCGTACGCAACGATCGCCCAGCAGGTCACCATTCCCGGCTTCCGTAAGGGCAAGGCACCTCGCCAGCTGATCGACGCACGCTTCGGTCGCGGCCCGATCCTGGAGCAGGTTGTCAACGATATGCTGCCAACCCGTTACGAAAAAGCCTGTGTTGAAAACGATATCAAGGCCATCAACCAGCCACAGATCGAGATCACCAAGATCGAGGATAACGAATTCGTCGAGTTCACCGCTGAGGTTGACGTCCGCCCAGAAATCGAGGTTCCTGACTTCTCCAAGATCTCTGTCGAGGTTCCAGCGATCAAGGTTGACGATGAGGCTTTGGACGAGGAAATTGACAAGCTGCGCGAACGCTTCGGTGAGCTCAAGGACACCAAGCGCAAGTTAAAGACCGGCGATTTTGCCATCATCGACATCGAAGCTGAGGTTGACGGTGAAAAGATCGACGAAGCAACCGCTGAGGGCTTGAGCTACCAGATCGGCGACGACGATCTGATCAAGGGCCTAGACACCGCGCTGCGCGGAATGAAAACCGGTGAGGACAACGAGTTCACCGCCGAGATGCAGCACGGCGAGCACAAGGGCAAAGAAGCCACCGTCAAGGTGCATGTCCAGCAGACCAAGGAGCGTAAGCTGCCTGAGTTTGATGACGAGTTCGCACAGATGGCATCCGAGTTTGACACAGCAGAAGAACTGCGCGAGAACACCAAGGCCCAGCTGGAAGAATCCAAGAAGGCGCAGCAGGCAGCAGATATCCGCGACGAGGTTCTTAAGGCGGCACTGGAGCAGTGCGAGTTCGCTCTGCCGGAGTCGGTCGTGGAGGAGCAGGTCCACAACCAGCTGCACCAGCTGCTGGGACAAATGGCTCACGACGAGAACGCTCTTGCACAGCTGCTCGAAGCACAGGGTACCACCCGCGAAGAGTTTGACAAGCAAACCCGCGGCCAGGCTGAAGAGTCCGTGCGCACCCAGCTCTTCCTCGACGCAGTTGCAGAGAAAGAAGAGCCTGAGGTGTCCCAGCAGGAACTGACCGACCACATCCTGTTCACCGCGCAGTCTTACGGCATGGACCCGAACCAGTTCGTGGGCCAGCTGCAGCAATCCGGCCAGATCGCGAACCTATTCGCGGATGTGCGCCGTGGCAAGGCACTGGCGGCAGCAATCTCGCGTACCTCCGTCAAGGATGATGAGGGCAACGACATTGACCCAAACATCTACTTCGGCGAGATCGAAGAAGACGAGGATGTAGACGAGCCAGTCAACCAGGACGCTGCTGAGGAGACCGTTGAGGAATCCAAGGCAGAAGAGTCCACGGAAGAAGAGAAGTAAAAGCCATCTGAGCGCCCCGCCCTATTCTGTGCATTAGTGCAGGTGAAGGGCGGGTTTTCTCGTCGTTACGCCCATAGCGAACAAACGCGACTTTCAAATGGCACCCGAGTAAGGTGGTGTCATTGACCGAAACGTTAGAACAAAAGGAGCACGTTGTAATGAGCACTGAGACTCACTTACCACAGATGACCGCCCCTGGTGCGGGAATGAACCTGGGCGATTCTGTGTACGATCGCTTGCTGCGCGAACGCATTATTTTCTTGGGCCAGGAGGTTAACGATGAGATCGCGAACAAACTGTGCGCGCAGATCCTGCTGCTCACCGCGGAAGACCCCACCCGCGATATCTCGCTGTACATTAACTCCCCCGGTGGCTCCGTGACCGCGGGCATGGCGATTTTTGACACCATGAAATACTCCCCATGCGATATCCGCACCTACGGTATGGGCCTCGCGGCGTCTATGGGCCAATTCCTGCTTTCCGGTGGTACCAAAGGCAAGCGCTACGCTCTGCCACACGCACGCATTATGATGCACCAACCATCCGCAGGCGTGGGCGGTACCGCAGCCGATATCGCCATCCAGGCTGAACAGTTCGCCCAGACCAAGCGTGAAATGGCTGAGTTGATCGCTGAGCACACCGGCCAGACCTTTGAGCAGATCACGAAAGACTCGGACCGCGACCGCTGGTTCACCGCCCAGGAGGCGAAAGACTACGGCATTGTTGACCATGTCATTGAGCACGCTGACAGCTCGATTAGCAACTAGAACTAGAAGGAGAAAACAACGATGACTTTCCAGATGCCTCACTCCCGCTACGTTCTGCCGAGCTTTATCGAGCAGTCCAGTTACGGAACCAAGGAAACCAACCCCTACTCCAAGCTCTTTGAGGAGCGCATCATCTTCTTGGGCACCCAGGTCGATGACACCTCCGCGAACGACATCATGGCGCAGCTGCTCGTGCTGGAATCCCAGGACCCAGACCGCGACATCACCATGTACATCAACTCCCCAGGAGGCTCGTTCACCTCGCTGATGGCGATCTACGACACCATGCAGTATGTGCGCCCCGACGTGCAGACCGTCTGCCTGGGCCAGGCTGCTTCTGCAGCTGCAATCTTGCTCGCGGCTGGTGCACCAGGCAAACGCGCAGCACTTCCGAACTCACGCATCCTGATCCACCAGCCATCCACCCAAGGCACCCAAGGCCAGGTGTCTGACCTGGAGATTCAGGCAGCAGAGATTGAGCGGATGCGCCGCCTCATGGAAGAGACTCTGGCGCGCCACTCCGGCCGTACCGCTGAGCAGATCCGCATTGATACTGACCGCGACAAGATCCTCACCGCTGAGGAAGCAGTCGACTATGGCATCATCGACCAGGTCTTCGACTACCGCAAGCTGAACGGATAATAGAGCTCATCACCGAGCGCGAAACCAACTTCGCGAAATGTGTAAACCGCTGCGTCCCGATAATTTTGGCGCAGCGGTTTATGCTTTGCAGCTTTCCTCGCCCGCGGGCAAAGCTGGGCCATTGCCTACCGCAGCAATGAGACGTAGCATTGTTCGAACACCGAAAGTAACTTATCCCATAATCGAGGAGCGGAATTGGTGACTACCTACAATAAACTTATCTCCAACCAGATCTACATTGGCGGCTGGCGCGATGGCTCGTCGGACAAGTCGACTGTTTCAAAGAACCCGTTCGACGACGCTGAGATCTCCACCATCAAGAATGCTTCCCAGGCGGATGTCGACGAAGCGTACGCTTCAGCCCAGGAAGCGCAGAAAGAGTGGGCGGCGCTTCCTCCAGCTAAGCGCACCGCAGTGCTCACTAAGGCAGCTGACTTCGTCGCAGAGCACAAAGACGACATCGCCCAGTTGATCTCGCGCGAGTCTGGTTCCACCGTGATTAAAGCGGGCACTGAGGTTGGGATTGCGATTCGTGCGATCCGCGAGGCCGCTACCTTCCCCAGCCGTATCCACGGCAGTATTCATCCGTCAAATACACCGGGAAAGACCAACTTTGTGTTCCGTGAACCGCTCGGTGTAGTCGGTGTGATTAGCCCGTGGAACTTCCCCTTCGCGCTGTCCATGCGCTCGGTCGCCCCAGCACTAGCCTGCGGTAACGCCGTGGTGCTCAAGCCGGCCTCCGACACTCCGGTTGTCGGAGGAACTTTGCTGGCCACCATCTTCGAGGCCGCGGGTTTGCCCGCAGGCGTGCTCAACGTGGTTGTTGGCTCCGGTTCTGAGATTGGTGGCTACTTCGTGGAATCCCCAGTCCCGTCGCTCATTTCGTTTACCGGTTCAACACCTGTGGGCAAGAACGTTGGTGCAACCGCGGTGGGCGGCAAGTGGATCAAGAAGGTCGCCCTTGAGCTCGGCGGAAACGCACCATTTGTAGTGCTTGACGACGCCCAACTGGACGAAGCGGTCGCCGCTGCTTCCATGGGCAAATTCTTGCACCAGGGACAGATCTGCATGTCTATTAACCGCATCATTGTTGATGCGAGTTTGTACGACGCGTTCGTCGAAAAGTATGTCGACCGCGTCTCGAAGCTTCGCGCGGGGGATCAGACCAACCCGGACAACTGTGTAGGCCCGATTATTAATGACCAACAGTGTGAGTCGGTGAAATCCAAGATCGAGCAGGCGCGAGCGGACGGTGCCCGTGAGGTTGTCAGCGGTGAGATCAAGGGCCGCGTGATCCCGCCACACGTGTTTGCGGACGTGACACCTGAGATGGAGTTGTTCCGTGAGGAGATTTTCGGCCCAGTAGTAGGAATTGTCAAAGCTCGCGATGAAGCGCACGCCTTGGAGCTGGCTAATGACACAGAGTTTGGTTTGTCGTCGGCAGTGTTTACCTCTGACCTGGCGCGCGGCGTGCAGTTTGCGCGCGGCATCAAGGCAGGCATGACCCATATCAACGACATCACAGTCAATGACGAGGCACACGTAATGTTTGGCGGTGAGAAGAACTCCGGCCTGGGTCGCTTCAACGGCGAGTGGGCAATCGAAGAGTTCACCACAGACCACTGGGTTGGGGTGCAAGCCCACCCGCATACCCACTTCCCGATCTAATATCCCCCAACCTGTCGCACGACTAGAATGCACGCTTAAAAGGCCCAGCTTTATCAGCTGGGTCTTTTCGGGTTCGCCACTTAACCAGTGAACACCAACTGCCCAGACTGATGCGCAAGTCGCAGATAACATGCCAGCATCGGTTCTGTACGGTAAGCTGACCTGTGCACGTTCCTCGGGGGAAGCATTGAAATCGTACGGTTGGTTGATCGTTGATTTTCTGGACGTGCGGTGACATCTTTTCTCGGGGTTGTGTCTGTTCTGCCTTCGGGTGCGGTACTTGTCTTTCCACAAGGTCAACCGCACACCTGTGGCGGTTGGTCTAGCGTGGGTGCGATGCACCGCACGCGAAGGCTTAGCCTACTACGAAGGGAGAGGAGGACCGACAATGTCAGAATCTTCTCGCGGTGGTCGCCATCGTAAAAGAGAAGAACCCCGACTAGCAGGGGTTTTTAACTTTGCTAGCCGGGTTCTGGCCGGAGCTACATCCAAACTCCTTGCGGATATGATCCGCAAGGGGTGGGAGTGGATGAACTCCTAGGTCAAAAGAAGAGGTCACTCGTTAACGGCGGGTGGCCTTTTCACTTGCTTTCCGTCGCCCCCAAGGGCACCTTAAGTCTAACCCCCAAACAAATAGCAGGCAACACCACGGCGGGCCCCATTGCCAGCAGCAGCCTCCAGTCCACGCTCAACCCCCAGAAAATATCGAAAAACTCATGCGCCTACTTTCCGTGGTAATCCGTGGTAATCCTACCAAAGTGATGTCTACTAACTACTTGGACTTACCAGGTCACAATCATGAGATGGCAATGTCATCTCATCTCAGAAAAGATGATCTCTGAATTCCATCCGGTCGCAAGCAGTTGTGCACGGACAAGCAGTGTGTGCACGGACAAGCACGATCAGCTACCACGGGCACCACCAGCACGCCCACCACATCAACCTGTACCACAGCACCAATGAAATATTCTGGTGAGACTTGCCAAGTTACTATCCTGTTCCCTCCGGTGGCAGAGGTCGCGGCTTGAGTTTCGACAGTTTACAAAAAGGGGGGCCGGGCACATTATAAAAGAGGGCCGGGCAAAAGAAGCGGGTCTAGCTAACACTTCCATCACGCTATACAGGACGGTACTCCTAGCACCAACACTGGCGTAGTCGGCAAGACATTGAGAGAGACTCTTTAAAAAAGGCTGCTCCGCAGAGCTACAAAGGCACCGCATAATCGTGGGACTTAACCGGAGGAGACGACGCGCTTGCAATCCTTTCCGCAGCCAAGGTCTCAATAGAATCTAGCGTGGAACCAGCAGGATGGGCCTAAAACGCCACACTAGTTGATAGCTCCAGGACTACCAATCCCGTCAACGTACGCACGCAACAACATGTGGCTTACCCCTTTAAGCCGCTAGTCACAAGCGCCCTATGGGGCACCTTGTGTTTTAGGAAAGACCTTCTGTGGGCTTCCGTCGAATTGAAGTGCCGAATGACTTCCTGGTTGCGGTGCACGCTCATCCGCATACCCACTTCCCGGTCTCATCGCCTGGGCGTGAGGCCTTGCCTTAAAGGCTAGGTGCTGGGCCCTTTTGGTTCACCAATTGTCGGGTAACGGCACTTACACTCAACCCCCTAGCCTACCCCCCTAGTCATATCCCTGGTCAAGCGAAATCGCCTGCACCGGGCCAAGGTATGACGAATAGTGGGGTCTACGTGCATGGACAGGGGACGCGCAGCTTTTGTCAGGCCGAGTCGAGTGCCATAAAGTGGCGTGCATCACCATCCTGGGATCGCTTACCCCGAATAACACCGATATTCACAAGGAGAATCATGAGCGTCGAATACACCGCGTCAACGGAGGGCGTCTTCGCTCCGTTGCACTTCCCCGAATACCGCACGACGATCAAGCGCAACCCAACCAACGAACTCATTCTCACCCCGCAGCGTCTTGGTGAACTGTCCGGCCCTGTGCTGGGTGAGCGTGACTTAGGCGGCCTTGATAATGACATGACCAAAGCAAATGGCGGCGAAGCCATCGGTCAGCGCATGCTGGTACACGGTCGTGTATTGGGCTGGGACAACAAACCAGTTCCAAACACTTTGGTAGAGGTATGGCAGGCCAACGCTGCGGGCCGTTACCGCCACAAGAATGATTCCTGGCCAGCACCGCTAGATCCACACTTCAACGGAGTGGCGCGCACCATGACCAATGAGGACGGCTACTACGAGTTCCTCACCATCATGCCTGGCATGTACCCATGGGGGAACCACAATAATGCGTGGCGTCCCGCGCACATCCATTTCTCTCTGTACGGCCGCCAGTTTTCGGAGCGTCTGGTCACCCAGATGTACTTCCCCAATGATCCCATGTTCTTCCAGGATCCGATTTACAACTCGGTTCCGCAGGGTGCTCGTGAGCGCATGATCGCTGTTTTTGATTATGACAAGACTGCTCCGAATTACTCTTTGGCCTACAAGTTCGACATCGTCTTACGCGGCAAGAACCAGACCTTCTTCGAAACCCACAAGCACTAGATCAAAGCACTGGAGGAGAACAATCATGATTGAGACCGGAAAACATGAAGGTTTCCGCTACCCGGATACCGCCAATGACGCCCCCGACCAAGACCACACGGAATTTGGCATTACTCCGTCACAAACGGTTGGGCCGTACGTCCATATCGGCCTGACACTAGCGGACTCCGAGGTCATGGCGTACCCGGACGACAGCACCGGCGACGGCAACGGCACCGTGGAAATCGAGTTCACCGTCATCGACGGCGACGGGGCCCCGATCGCCGATGCCATGATCGAGCTGTGGCAGGCCCGCCCCGACGGCACCTTCAACACCGATTCCCACGACGGCTTCCGAGGCCTGGGTAGGGCAATGGCCGATGACAATGGCCAGGTCACTTTTACCACCCTGGTCCCTGGTGGCTTCGGCGATGAGGCACCGCACATCAATGTTGGAGTTTTTGCCCGCGGCATGCTTGAGCGCCTCTATACCCGCCTCTACTTCCCAGAAAATACCGAGGCCAACAACACCGACCCAGTGCTACACCTAGTCGACGAACCGCGCCGCAGTCTGCTGGTTGCGCAGAAAACCGACAAGGGTTACTCCATGACTATCCACGTGCAGCACCCTGACCTGAGCCTCGAAACCCCATTTTTCCGGATTTAACAATGGACTCTCTTTCCCGCACCCTTTACTCGGATCTTGCGTCAGGTTCCACCACGGTTCACGCCGCGCTTTCCGACGATGCCTTCATCAACGCCATCGTTGAATTTGAAGCGGCACTAGTTGAAGCTGCCGAGTCCACCGGCAAAGTTACTGCCCAACAAGCTGCGGATGCACGCGTTGCCTTCGTTGGTTTCACACCGGATTTAGAAGAGATCGCCATCGCTTCAGCTAGTGGCGCGAACCCGACGATCCCGCTGGTGAAACAGTTGAAAGCACGCGCCCATGACCCAACAGCCATCCATATCGATGCCACCAGCCAAGATGGGGTTGATACAGCCCTATCATTGTGCCTGTCTCGCGCGGTGGCGTTGCTGATCGAGGACACCCGCGCCGTCGAAAAGCTTCTTGCAAACCTAGCGCGTACCCACCGCAACGATCCCATCATGGCCCGCACACTAGGCCAGCAGGCTTTACCCACCACCTTCGGTGCGGTGGCGGCGGGGTGGCTCGATGGTGTGCGTTGCGCGCGCAAAGCTGTACAGGCGGTGGACTTCCCCGTGCAATACGCAGGCCCGGTCGGCGCGCTACCAGGCGGGGTAGATATCCACGACGAACTCGCACAGCGGCTCGGTCTTTCAGCAACACCGCTGGTGTGGCACACCAACCGCCAACCACTGGCCGAACTTTCTGCAGCAATGGCGCGATTAGCTGGTGCCGTGCGCAAGATCGCCGGTGACATCGTGGCGTATTCAGCAACCGAGGTGGGGGAGCTGCGTGAACCCGCACCAGGGGGTTCCAGTTCCATGCCGCACAAGGCTAACCCTGCAGCCTCTGTCGCCGCCGACGGCTATGCTCGACGCACCCCGGGCCTGGTTGCCACCATCTTTGACGCACTCGACTGCCGTGGCCAACGCGGAGTAGGCAGCTGGCATGCCGAATGGCAACCAATCCGGGAGATCGTCGCCGTCACCGCAAGCGCGGTCAACCGGATTACCGCAGCTCTTGACGGGCTGGAAGTACATACCGAAGCAATGGTCGCCGCCTGTGGCAACAACCCCGATACTGCGCACGCAGCTGAGCTAGTCGATGCGATTCTAGAAACGGAAGTACACCCATGACCAACACAAACGACAACCACGCCCTTTACATCGATGGACGTGCAGCCGCCGCAGAAGTAGGCGACAAGAATCGCCGCGCAGTACTTGGCGATGCGCACGTGGACCGGGCCAGCAAGAACACCAGCGATACCACCGCAAAATTCCAGGACTTTATCACCCGAACCGCGTGGGGTGATATCTGGAATCGTGACGGACTGGACCACACTCAGCGCCGCCTGATCACCATCGCCGTGCTCACAGCGGTAGGAAACAACGGCGAACTCGACATGCACATCCGCGCCGCTGTGCGCGCCGGCGTCGACCCAGACCTCATCGGCGAAGTCATCCTGCACACAGCTGTGTACGCGGGCGTACCCAACTCAAATCACGGATTCAAGCTGCTGGACAAGGCAGTCAAGGAGGAGAATTAACATGACCACCCATGTACCTGTCGCCATCATCGGCGCTGGCCCCGCTGGCCTTACCCTTGCTCACCTGCTGCACCTGCACGGCATCGAATCAATCGTGTTTGAAACCCGCTCACGGCGCGATGTTGAAGAAACCGTGCGTGCCGGTGT comes from Corynebacterium cystitidis and encodes:
- a CDS encoding aldo/keto reductase yields the protein MIPSITLNDGNTIPQLGFGTFLVAPEDAERVVSDALEVGYRHIDTAAFYGNEEGVGRAIAGSGIPREEIFLTTKLWQDRHEDADQALAESLERLGTDYVDLYLIHWPAPMRDKYTTAWKTMVQQRDKGLTKSIGVCNFLPEHLDKLESSSDVTPVVNQIELHPFFQQWKDVDAAKVHSIAVEAWHPLAQFKRDFTEIPEIVEPAEAHGKTPAQVVLRWHIQNGTIVFPKTNHVERMRENMDIFDFELTQKEMEGIISLDEGEDGRIGFHPNERE
- the tig gene encoding trigger factor, whose protein sequence is MQTTVNKLSDTRIKLTVNVPFGELEPEIDQAYATIAQQVTIPGFRKGKAPRQLIDARFGRGPILEQVVNDMLPTRYEKACVENDIKAINQPQIEITKIEDNEFVEFTAEVDVRPEIEVPDFSKISVEVPAIKVDDEALDEEIDKLRERFGELKDTKRKLKTGDFAIIDIEAEVDGEKIDEATAEGLSYQIGDDDLIKGLDTALRGMKTGEDNEFTAEMQHGEHKGKEATVKVHVQQTKERKLPEFDDEFAQMASEFDTAEELRENTKAQLEESKKAQQAADIRDEVLKAALEQCEFALPESVVEEQVHNQLHQLLGQMAHDENALAQLLEAQGTTREEFDKQTRGQAEESVRTQLFLDAVAEKEEPEVSQQELTDHILFTAQSYGMDPNQFVGQLQQSGQIANLFADVRRGKALAAAISRTSVKDDEGNDIDPNIYFGEIEEDEDVDEPVNQDAAEETVEESKAEESTEEEK
- a CDS encoding ATP-dependent Clp protease proteolytic subunit; translated protein: MSTETHLPQMTAPGAGMNLGDSVYDRLLRERIIFLGQEVNDEIANKLCAQILLLTAEDPTRDISLYINSPGGSVTAGMAIFDTMKYSPCDIRTYGMGLAASMGQFLLSGGTKGKRYALPHARIMMHQPSAGVGGTAADIAIQAEQFAQTKREMAELIAEHTGQTFEQITKDSDRDRWFTAQEAKDYGIVDHVIEHADSSISN
- a CDS encoding ATP-dependent Clp protease proteolytic subunit, which translates into the protein MTFQMPHSRYVLPSFIEQSSYGTKETNPYSKLFEERIIFLGTQVDDTSANDIMAQLLVLESQDPDRDITMYINSPGGSFTSLMAIYDTMQYVRPDVQTVCLGQAASAAAILLAAGAPGKRAALPNSRILIHQPSTQGTQGQVSDLEIQAAEIERMRRLMEETLARHSGRTAEQIRIDTDRDKILTAEEAVDYGIIDQVFDYRKLNG
- a CDS encoding aldehyde dehydrogenase family protein, producing MVTTYNKLISNQIYIGGWRDGSSDKSTVSKNPFDDAEISTIKNASQADVDEAYASAQEAQKEWAALPPAKRTAVLTKAADFVAEHKDDIAQLISRESGSTVIKAGTEVGIAIRAIREAATFPSRIHGSIHPSNTPGKTNFVFREPLGVVGVISPWNFPFALSMRSVAPALACGNAVVLKPASDTPVVGGTLLATIFEAAGLPAGVLNVVVGSGSEIGGYFVESPVPSLISFTGSTPVGKNVGATAVGGKWIKKVALELGGNAPFVVLDDAQLDEAVAAASMGKFLHQGQICMSINRIIVDASLYDAFVEKYVDRVSKLRAGDQTNPDNCVGPIINDQQCESVKSKIEQARADGAREVVSGEIKGRVIPPHVFADVTPEMELFREEIFGPVVGIVKARDEAHALELANDTEFGLSSAVFTSDLARGVQFARGIKAGMTHINDITVNDEAHVMFGGEKNSGLGRFNGEWAIEEFTTDHWVGVQAHPHTHFPI
- the pcaH gene encoding protocatechuate 3,4-dioxygenase subunit beta — protein: MSVEYTASTEGVFAPLHFPEYRTTIKRNPTNELILTPQRLGELSGPVLGERDLGGLDNDMTKANGGEAIGQRMLVHGRVLGWDNKPVPNTLVEVWQANAAGRYRHKNDSWPAPLDPHFNGVARTMTNEDGYYEFLTIMPGMYPWGNHNNAWRPAHIHFSLYGRQFSERLVTQMYFPNDPMFFQDPIYNSVPQGARERMIAVFDYDKTAPNYSLAYKFDIVLRGKNQTFFETHKH
- the pcaG gene encoding protocatechuate 3,4-dioxygenase subunit alpha, with the protein product MIETGKHEGFRYPDTANDAPDQDHTEFGITPSQTVGPYVHIGLTLADSEVMAYPDDSTGDGNGTVEIEFTVIDGDGAPIADAMIELWQARPDGTFNTDSHDGFRGLGRAMADDNGQVTFTTLVPGGFGDEAPHINVGVFARGMLERLYTRLYFPENTEANNTDPVLHLVDEPRRSLLVAQKTDKGYSMTIHVQHPDLSLETPFFRI
- a CDS encoding lyase family protein, translated to MDSLSRTLYSDLASGSTTVHAALSDDAFINAIVEFEAALVEAAESTGKVTAQQAADARVAFVGFTPDLEEIAIASASGANPTIPLVKQLKARAHDPTAIHIDATSQDGVDTALSLCLSRAVALLIEDTRAVEKLLANLARTHRNDPIMARTLGQQALPTTFGAVAAGWLDGVRCARKAVQAVDFPVQYAGPVGALPGGVDIHDELAQRLGLSATPLVWHTNRQPLAELSAAMARLAGAVRKIAGDIVAYSATEVGELREPAPGGSSSMPHKANPAASVAADGYARRTPGLVATIFDALDCRGQRGVGSWHAEWQPIREIVAVTASAVNRITAALDGLEVHTEAMVAACGNNPDTAHAAELVDAILETEVHP
- the pcaC gene encoding 4-carboxymuconolactone decarboxylase; this translates as MTNTNDNHALYIDGRAAAAEVGDKNRRAVLGDAHVDRASKNTSDTTAKFQDFITRTAWGDIWNRDGLDHTQRRLITIAVLTAVGNNGELDMHIRAAVRAGVDPDLIGEVILHTAVYAGVPNSNHGFKLLDKAVKEEN